The following are from one region of the Nicotiana tabacum cultivar K326 chromosome 3, ASM71507v2, whole genome shotgun sequence genome:
- the LOC107778866 gene encoding uncharacterized protein LOC107778866: protein METPSSTRRATRSQVLSASNKMNKESENKQVTTKSRSALIDLTNSPIVGLASGNLETPSSAKGRECCTPGSGEAILRCQVKNLLQMVEEEAEISLAKRQPLFHVKGHFVIAPANTPLVDLSGNELLPPVTASPVHDNFVISRIMNEMFEVKKEESSSNITRSLLLDFTEKSEEEDEGVVDEVCETMKKINVNGKIGGKHTRFVYDEFEGVEECADFAFERIAYS, encoded by the exons ATGGAGACTCCATCATCAACAAGAAGAGCAACAAGATCACAAGTCCTTTCTGCTTCCAATA AGATGAATAAAGAATCTGAAAACAAACAAGTGACCACCAAATCAAGATCAGCTCTCATTGATTTAACAAATTCACCCATTGTTGGGCTAGCAAGTGGGAATTTGGAGACCCCATCATCTGCAAAAGGAAGAGAGTGTTGTACTCCAGGGTCAGGGGAGGCAATATTGAGGTGTCAAGTGAAGAACTTGTTACAAATGGTTGAGGAAGAAGCTGAAATATCATTGGCAAAAAGGCAGCCTCTTTTTCATGTAAAAGGTCATTTTGTTATTGCTCCTGCAAATACACCACTTGTGGATCTATCTGGTAATGAGTTGCTGCCACCTGTCACTGCATCTCCTGTACACGACAACTTTGTCATCTCTCGG aTAATGAATGAGATGTTTGAAGTGAAGAAAGAAGAGAGTAGTAGTAATATTACAAGATCTCTACTACTGGATTTTACTGAAAAgtcagaagaagaggatgaaGGAGTAGTTGATGAAGTATGTGAGACAATGAAGAAGATCAATGTTAATGGAAAAATAGGTGGAAAGCACACTCGGTTTGTGTATGATGAGTTTGAAGGAGTAGAAGAGTGTGCTGATTTTGCATTTGAAAGGATTGCCTACTCCTAG